In Thermotomaculum hydrothermale, a single genomic region encodes these proteins:
- a CDS encoding 4Fe-4S dicluster domain-containing protein, with the protein MSVIDKVKNAGIVGAGGAGFPTYVKLNSKPDTYICNAAECEPLLYTDYYVIKNQITDIIKGLKIAMETTGAKNGFFAIKKKRSKLFPLIEEEIKRQKADNIKLFQLGDYYPAGDEQSLVYDVTGRIVPQKGIPIDVGVVVNNALTLAQIANAVENNVPVYQRYVSVVGEVENPFVAIVNVGTPFKALIEHAKPKEDTVLIEGGVMMGKVKTPEDVLTKTTGALVFLNKNNPAVREKTASFDSVTRFSKAACCQCTECTVLCPRHNLGHDIEPHMIMRTLNYGLDSTSHIAQAAYLCCQCGVCSMFACPFGLSPKRVYAHFRQKLKDYDIPPKEHRADPFNEAKKIPTKRLMARLSILHLDIEPEFIGEFEYSGDYIIPLTQHIGAPSIPVVEEGDKVSKGEPISKCEEKSLCVPVHSPVNGIVKKVNNNFVIIGS; encoded by the coding sequence ATGAGCGTTATAGATAAAGTTAAAAATGCAGGAATTGTGGGAGCAGGCGGAGCAGGATTCCCCACCTATGTAAAACTAAACTCAAAACCTGACACCTATATTTGCAATGCAGCAGAATGCGAACCATTGCTCTACACAGACTACTATGTAATTAAAAATCAGATTACAGACATAATAAAAGGTTTAAAGATCGCAATGGAAACCACAGGTGCTAAAAATGGTTTCTTTGCAATAAAAAAGAAAAGAAGCAAGCTATTTCCACTAATAGAAGAAGAGATAAAAAGGCAAAAGGCTGATAATATCAAACTATTTCAATTAGGGGACTACTACCCGGCAGGGGATGAGCAATCCCTTGTTTACGATGTTACAGGAAGAATTGTGCCTCAAAAGGGGATTCCTATTGATGTAGGAGTTGTAGTAAACAATGCCCTTACACTTGCTCAAATTGCCAATGCTGTTGAAAACAATGTACCTGTTTATCAGAGGTATGTGTCAGTGGTTGGAGAGGTTGAAAATCCATTTGTGGCTATAGTCAATGTAGGAACTCCTTTCAAAGCATTAATTGAACACGCAAAACCAAAAGAAGACACTGTTTTAATTGAAGGCGGTGTTATGATGGGAAAGGTAAAAACACCTGAAGATGTCTTAACAAAAACAACAGGTGCTCTTGTGTTTTTAAATAAAAACAATCCAGCCGTAAGAGAGAAAACTGCATCATTTGATTCAGTGACAAGGTTTTCAAAAGCGGCTTGTTGCCAGTGTACAGAGTGTACAGTGCTTTGTCCAAGGCACAATTTAGGACACGATATTGAACCACACATGATTATGAGAACTTTAAACTACGGACTTGATTCAACCTCACACATTGCCCAGGCTGCTTATCTTTGCTGTCAATGCGGAGTATGCTCAATGTTTGCCTGCCCCTTTGGTTTATCCCCAAAAAGAGTTTATGCACACTTTCGCCAGAAACTTAAAGATTACGACATTCCACCAAAAGAGCATAGAGCAGACCCCTTTAATGAAGCTAAAAAGATTCCCACAAAAAGGCTAATGGCAAGGCTTTCAATTCTTCACCTTGATATAGAGCCTGAATTTATTGGAGAATTTGAATACAGTGGAGACTACATAATTCCCTTAACACAACACATTGGGGCACCGTCAATTCCAGTTGTAGAAGAAGGAGATAAGGTATCAAAGGGAGAACCAATTTCAAAGTGTGAAGAAAAATCACTATGTGTACCGGTTCATTCTCCCGTTAATGGAATAGTTAAAAAAGTAAACAATAACTTTGTTATAATAGGAAGTTGA
- a CDS encoding EutN/CcmL family microcompartment protein, translated as MFIGKVSGTVVATRKDPKLYGKKLLVVIPVDENLKEKKDYLVAVDTVSAGYKEYVLVVQGSSARMAEGMKDCPVDSAIIGIVDSFVIDGKEIK; from the coding sequence ATGTTTATAGGAAAGGTTAGCGGAACTGTTGTTGCCACAAGAAAAGACCCAAAACTTTACGGAAAAAAACTTCTTGTTGTAATTCCAGTGGACGAAAATCTTAAAGAAAAAAAGGATTACCTTGTTGCCGTTGACACAGTTAGCGCAGGCTATAAAGAGTATGTTTTGGTTGTTCAGGGAAGTTCAGCAAGAATGGCAGAGGGAATGAAAGACTGCCCTGTTGATTCAGCCATAATAGGCATTGTTGATAGTTTTGTTATAGATGGAAAGGAAATAAAATGA
- a CDS encoding thermonuclease family protein: MLKFQLKKISLFLILAFITFNAKTEIIQKQNTLEKYLNLDQAVYITGKVINVIDGDTIKIERDDNGTPEKIRFLGINTPEKGYYDNDNYIEDPEPYSIDATNYIYNIVNGKTVKVYYAKDDYYSRDSYGRLLGVVVYNGRILNIELLREGLAKRYFYNANPILKFEEWTKAEASARIRRVNMWSDYHKNRIVITEVYPDPPGNETDTGKEFIEIKNFGKDQVNLKNWLFMFDKSTHYSKLTSNDFILNPGEVCVISTVDEATFRSLFPSVPQSAKYLQSQDNFWFTNNPTPIQQRIFYLATPDRHIEEVLTFSLDWYDGLRNGGKSLQRVNFRKIETGIQTSDSPDKELFKADTPNPGIVE, from the coding sequence TTGTTGAAATTTCAATTGAAAAAGATTAGTTTATTCTTAATTTTAGCGTTTATTACCTTTAATGCAAAAACCGAAATTATTCAAAAACAAAATACCCTTGAAAAGTACCTGAACCTTGACCAGGCTGTTTACATTACAGGAAAAGTGATAAATGTTATCGATGGAGATACAATTAAAATAGAAAGAGACGATAACGGAACGCCAGAAAAAATAAGATTTCTTGGAATAAATACACCAGAAAAAGGGTATTATGATAATGACAACTATATTGAAGACCCTGAACCATATTCCATAGATGCAACTAATTACATTTATAACATAGTAAATGGAAAAACAGTAAAAGTTTACTATGCAAAAGATGATTACTATTCAAGAGACTCTTATGGAAGATTACTTGGTGTTGTTGTTTATAACGGAAGGATTTTAAACATTGAGCTTTTAAGGGAGGGGCTTGCCAAAAGGTACTTTTATAATGCCAACCCTATTCTAAAGTTTGAAGAATGGACTAAAGCAGAAGCCTCTGCAAGAATAAGAAGAGTAAATATGTGGTCTGATTACCATAAAAACAGGATTGTAATTACCGAGGTTTACCCCGACCCACCTGGCAATGAAACAGATACTGGCAAGGAATTTATAGAGATAAAAAACTTCGGGAAAGACCAGGTTAATCTCAAAAACTGGCTTTTTATGTTTGACAAAAGCACTCATTACTCTAAATTAACCTCAAATGATTTTATTTTAAACCCTGGAGAGGTTTGTGTAATCAGTACAGTTGATGAAGCTACCTTTAGAAGCCTTTTTCCTTCTGTTCCACAGAGTGCCAAATATTTACAAAGCCAAGATAATTTCTGGTTCACAAATAATCCAACCCCTATTCAGCAAAGAATATTTTACCTTGCAACTCCCGACAGACACATTGAAGAGGTGCTTACATTTAGTTTAGATTGGTATGACGGGCTTAGAAATGGAGGCAAAAGCCTACAAAGGGTAAATTTCAGAAAAATTGAAACAGGAATTCAAACATCAGACAGTCCAGACAAAGAATTATTTAAAGCAGACACCCCAAATCCAGGGATCGTGGAGTAA
- the cheB gene encoding chemotaxis-specific protein-glutamate methyltransferase CheB: MSKLLIVEDSDLTRNEIKIIALSSGLFNETVTASTGEEGIKQVVKHKPDACVLDLEMPRMGGFTFLKWLMKNHPIPVLIFSSLNTNENIIKALELGAIDFLGKEKSYITSNFKEKFIEKLKILKNSKPRLLEINHKNLESYKIIPEKEKKYKFKLIVIGASTGGPTAIQRILKDIDGKISIPIIICQHMPKNFTPLFANRLNNLVQHYQVSEARHYDKIQENNIYICPGESHLLVSGKKIELMPSKSSDLYTPSIDITIQTAATYYRESLLGIILTGMGKDGLEGAKKLKSERGTLIIESPETCVVYGMPKEIASNNLHNYQLPIDKIGEKIVEISIEKD, encoded by the coding sequence ATGTCAAAACTCTTAATAGTAGAAGACTCAGATTTAACAAGGAATGAAATAAAAATAATTGCCCTTTCAAGTGGGTTATTTAATGAAACAGTAACCGCATCAACAGGGGAAGAGGGGATAAAGCAGGTTGTAAAGCATAAACCTGATGCATGCGTATTAGACCTTGAAATGCCAAGAATGGGAGGATTCACCTTTTTAAAATGGTTAATGAAAAACCACCCAATTCCTGTTTTAATATTCTCATCACTTAACACAAATGAAAACATAATAAAAGCTCTTGAATTAGGAGCAATTGACTTTTTAGGAAAAGAAAAAAGTTATATAACTTCAAATTTTAAAGAAAAATTTATTGAAAAACTAAAAATACTCAAAAACTCAAAACCAAGATTATTAGAGATCAACCACAAAAATCTTGAAAGTTACAAAATAATACCTGAAAAAGAAAAGAAATATAAATTCAAACTAATTGTAATTGGAGCATCAACAGGTGGCCCCACTGCAATCCAAAGAATTTTAAAAGACATTGATGGAAAAATATCAATTCCAATTATTATTTGCCAGCACATGCCCAAAAATTTCACACCATTATTTGCTAATCGTCTAAACAACCTGGTTCAGCACTATCAGGTTAGTGAAGCAAGGCATTATGATAAAATCCAGGAAAATAATATATACATTTGCCCGGGAGAATCCCATTTACTTGTATCAGGGAAAAAAATTGAACTTATGCCATCAAAATCAAGCGATTTATACACACCATCAATTGATATTACAATTCAAACTGCTGCCACCTATTACAGGGAATCACTTTTAGGTATAATACTTACCGGGATGGGAAAGGACGGATTAGAAGGGGCAAAAAAACTAAAATCCGAGAGGGGAACATTGATTATAGAATCCCCAGAAACCTGTGTAGTGTATGGCATGCCAAAAGAAATTGCCTCAAACAACCTTCACAATTACCAATTACCAATAGATAAAATAGGAGAGAAAATTGTTGAAATTTCAATTGAAAAAGATTAG
- a CDS encoding CheR family methyltransferase, with product MKEKQFYFSFNDYVQLFEDITGCKIKPERNLVKKRLERFFKKCQIKSDNIFAVEHLIRTDKECFNSFIDIFIPVESYFFREQDYLNLAIEIAEKQNFKEILVAPCATGETAYSLKILANEKNLNSIKIEGIDISESAIDQAEKGIFNEHSVKNLPNKYLQKYFFKTEKGFKVLHPLKENIEFLTSNLLTLRKINKYDIIICRNFLIYLKEDTVKVVLNIIYQSLKNCGVLILGKSELSLIKCFPYFKREEINNLLIFRKKTCQNS from the coding sequence ATGAAGGAAAAACAATTTTATTTCTCATTTAATGATTATGTCCAGCTCTTTGAAGACATAACAGGATGTAAAATAAAACCTGAAAGAAATTTGGTAAAAAAAAGGCTTGAAAGATTTTTCAAAAAATGCCAGATAAAATCGGACAATATTTTTGCTGTTGAACATTTAATTAGAACAGACAAAGAGTGCTTTAATTCATTTATTGATATCTTTATCCCTGTGGAAAGTTATTTTTTTAGAGAACAGGATTACTTAAATCTGGCAATTGAAATAGCAGAAAAACAGAACTTTAAAGAAATCCTGGTTGCCCCATGTGCAACCGGGGAAACTGCATATTCCCTTAAAATACTGGCTAATGAAAAAAACCTAAACTCAATAAAGATTGAAGGAATTGATATTTCTGAAAGTGCAATAGACCAGGCAGAAAAAGGAATTTTCAATGAACATTCTGTAAAAAATTTACCTAACAAATACTTACAAAAATATTTTTTTAAAACTGAAAAAGGATTTAAAGTTTTACACCCCTTGAAAGAAAATATTGAGTTTTTAACTTCAAATTTGCTAACTTTAAGAAAAATCAACAAATATGATATAATTATATGTCGTAATTTTTTAATTTACTTAAAAGAAGATACAGTGAAAGTTGTTTTAAACATTATTTATCAGAGTTTAAAAAATTGTGGTGTTTTAATTTTAGGAAAATCAGAGCTGTCATTAATCAAATGTTTCCCATATTTTAAAAGGGAAGAAATAAATAACTTGTTAATTTTCAGGAAAAAAACATGTCAAAACTCTTAA
- a CDS encoding chemotaxis protein CheW, with translation MKQESNSQLLIFKISNQFFAINTDFIKEIIENTESFPLPIEAPHINKIIVHRNEIIAVLNTFYYFEIKINNPNYFIVLNEMIAIPADELGGIFNSNQFENREKNIKSPFVKEIFYINENPITIIDCKEISSHEGKTILFLI, from the coding sequence ATGAAACAAGAATCAAATTCACAACTTTTAATTTTTAAAATCAGCAATCAATTTTTTGCCATTAATACCGACTTTATTAAAGAAATTATTGAGAACACAGAATCTTTTCCATTACCGATAGAAGCACCGCACATTAATAAAATTATCGTTCATAGAAATGAAATTATTGCTGTATTGAACACTTTTTATTATTTTGAAATTAAAATCAATAACCCAAACTATTTCATTGTGCTAAACGAGATGATAGCAATCCCTGCAGATGAATTAGGTGGAATTTTTAACTCAAACCAATTTGAAAATAGAGAAAAAAACATAAAATCCCCTTTTGTAAAAGAAATTTTCTATATAAACGAAAACCCAATTACAATAATTGATTGCAAGGAAATAAGCTCTCATGAAGGAAAAACAATTTTATTTCTCATTTAA
- a CDS encoding chemotaxis protein CheA: MAKRNEIFEEISQLNEKLYILIKELEEIIAEEKEYIDEVNELYRILHTLKSLMLMADLAKLSDIIHLSEQMLNEIKKGKINLNSNVMETIFNVHTLINQALSKKTISEKKLKQAINKIKKILSEQKEITKEDLNFYLSKLPEDLIQSFTDTEINRVYLNIKKGRNIILCSLTLNFENFEKEIEEITTKLKENGEVIAVIPGDLLNNNTKINFDIVYSSETLLREIKKNCGKNAKLKILYKQITKKNANLENKEKTKISPILKIESNLIDSLLGDIDELESAKNNLIKKTKEVTEEYQFEKLEFYISLLNKKISNLHKNIVNLRLVNLWPLFQLIENTIKTTAEQLDKKVNVEIRGANEKIDKPIIDILIDPLVHLARNAIDHGIEYPDERIKKGKNEYGKITINAYQSENSVYIEFTDDGKGIDLDKVKEKAKQLGLNKFYHEFTEELLLQLIFQPGFSTKEHSSKISGRGIGLDSVKATLTSIGGDIFIKTEKEKGTTFILKLPLTTAIMPLFFATVDDFIICIPEFAIINIEEFNEEKMIYLNNKTYYKCENSPVPLISLPQLMNKSTIYSNLSNIITLNFASTTICVLVDKIIDYQEKTIMPFKGKLKKFPIFSGVCRYDDNKIGFILDVNQLIELTRKKYETRIKFTTFNF; the protein is encoded by the coding sequence ATGGCTAAAAGAAACGAAATTTTTGAAGAAATATCACAACTTAACGAAAAGCTCTACATACTTATAAAAGAACTTGAAGAAATTATTGCGGAAGAAAAAGAGTACATAGATGAAGTGAATGAACTTTACAGGATACTTCACACCCTGAAAAGCTTAATGTTAATGGCTGATTTAGCAAAATTAAGCGACATTATTCACCTATCAGAACAGATGCTTAATGAAATAAAAAAAGGGAAAATAAACCTTAATTCAAATGTTATGGAAACTATTTTCAATGTCCATACATTGATAAACCAGGCACTTAGCAAAAAAACAATAAGTGAAAAAAAACTAAAACAGGCAATAAATAAAATCAAAAAAATATTGTCAGAACAGAAGGAAATAACAAAAGAAGATTTAAACTTCTATCTTTCAAAACTTCCTGAAGATTTAATCCAAAGTTTTACCGACACCGAAATTAACAGGGTTTATCTTAATATAAAAAAGGGAAGAAATATCATTCTTTGTTCACTTACCTTAAACTTTGAAAACTTTGAAAAAGAAATTGAGGAAATTACAACCAAGCTAAAAGAAAATGGCGAGGTAATAGCAGTAATTCCAGGGGATTTATTGAATAACAACACTAAAATAAACTTTGATATTGTATATTCCTCTGAAACACTTTTAAGGGAAATAAAAAAAAATTGTGGCAAAAACGCAAAGTTAAAAATTTTATATAAACAGATAACTAAAAAAAATGCCAACTTAGAGAACAAAGAAAAAACAAAAATATCCCCCATTTTAAAAATTGAATCAAATCTTATAGACAGTCTTTTAGGAGACATTGATGAACTTGAAAGTGCAAAAAATAACCTGATCAAAAAAACCAAAGAGGTTACAGAAGAATATCAATTTGAAAAATTAGAATTTTATATCTCTCTCTTAAACAAAAAAATTAGCAACTTACACAAAAACATAGTCAATTTAAGGTTGGTTAACCTATGGCCATTGTTTCAACTTATTGAAAATACAATTAAAACAACTGCTGAACAGTTAGATAAAAAGGTTAATGTTGAAATAAGAGGTGCCAATGAAAAAATAGACAAACCAATTATTGATATTTTAATTGACCCCCTTGTCCACCTTGCAAGAAATGCTATAGATCACGGTATTGAATACCCTGATGAAAGAATAAAAAAAGGGAAAAATGAATATGGAAAGATTACAATAAATGCATATCAAAGCGAAAATTCTGTTTATATAGAGTTTACAGACGATGGAAAGGGAATAGATTTAGATAAAGTTAAAGAAAAGGCAAAACAATTAGGATTAAACAAATTTTATCATGAATTTACTGAAGAATTATTACTGCAACTAATCTTTCAACCTGGCTTTTCAACCAAAGAGCACTCCTCAAAAATTTCCGGAAGGGGAATAGGGCTCGATTCTGTTAAAGCAACACTTACCTCAATAGGCGGAGACATTTTTATTAAAACAGAAAAGGAGAAGGGGACAACTTTTATTTTGAAACTCCCTTTGACAACAGCCATTATGCCTCTATTCTTTGCTACAGTGGATGATTTTATAATCTGCATTCCTGAATTTGCAATTATAAATATTGAAGAATTTAATGAAGAAAAAATGATTTATTTAAACAATAAAACCTATTACAAGTGTGAAAATTCTCCAGTTCCTTTAATTAGTCTCCCACAATTAATGAACAAAAGTACAATATACTCCAACCTTTCAAACATAATAACTTTAAACTTTGCAAGTACCACAATTTGCGTACTTGTGGATAAAATTATAGACTACCAGGAAAAAACAATAATGCCTTTCAAAGGGAAACTTAAAAAATTTCCTATATTTTCCGGGGTTTGCAGATATGATGACAATAAAATAGGCTTTATACTGGATGTTAATCAGTTAATTGAACTAACAAGGAAAAAATATGAAACAAGAATCAAATTCACAACTTTTAATTTTTAA
- a CDS encoding transglutaminase-like domain-containing protein: MRFLILFLFTINVFSNQIAIKTIYLCSETPACLKNYSNANYTLKIKNKNKIEVKVNYAPLKIPSPYPFEIKERRLITLIEKNKSNSEELILFAHEIKQKSKGYYQCVDNVLNFVSKNFKYSNTINPPLKGDCNTAALTTVKLLALCNIPARIRYVIKFENTKKTTISGKSLHAIVEIYYPRYGWAFSDPVKYHHFVPSTYLLICNSQTLLGTTFKIKNNLTKKGFTDILKKKTIVYKLPNLFRFY, translated from the coding sequence ATGAGATTTCTAATTCTCTTCCTCTTTACAATTAATGTTTTTTCAAATCAAATTGCAATTAAAACTATTTACTTGTGCTCTGAGACCCCTGCCTGTCTTAAAAATTACTCAAATGCAAACTATACTTTGAAAATAAAAAATAAAAATAAAATAGAGGTTAAAGTAAACTACGCACCTTTAAAAATTCCATCCCCCTATCCTTTTGAAATAAAGGAAAGAAGATTAATAACATTAATTGAAAAAAACAAATCAAACAGTGAAGAATTAATTTTGTTTGCACATGAAATTAAGCAAAAATCAAAAGGGTACTATCAGTGTGTGGACAATGTCCTAAACTTTGTGTCAAAAAATTTCAAGTACTCAAACACAATTAATCCACCATTAAAAGGTGACTGCAATACAGCGGCATTAACAACAGTAAAATTACTTGCCTTATGCAATATCCCTGCAAGGATAAGATATGTAATAAAATTTGAAAACACAAAAAAAACAACAATCTCCGGAAAAAGCCTTCACGCAATTGTTGAAATATATTACCCCAGGTATGGCTGGGCTTTCTCAGACCCTGTAAAGTACCATCACTTTGTACCTTCTACATACCTGCTTATTTGCAATTCACAAACACTTTTAGGAACAACATTTAAGATTAAAAACAACTTAACCAAAAAAGGATTTACTGATATACTGAAAAAGAAAACAATTGTCTACAAATTACCGAATTTATTCAGGTTTTATTAA
- the nusB gene encoding transcription antitermination factor NusB, which produces MGNRRKAREYALYMLYSYDVTGLNPDYILKNFYADLERAKAGSKTKEYAEKLFKKVLEKKSIIDKTIESKSQHWKLSRMSTIDRNILRIATYELLFEDLDPPIVINEAIEIGKKYGDSESGVFINGILDAINKDLK; this is translated from the coding sequence ATGGGAAACAGAAGAAAAGCAAGGGAATACGCACTGTATATGCTTTACTCATACGATGTTACTGGGTTAAATCCAGATTATATTTTAAAGAATTTCTATGCAGATTTAGAAAGGGCAAAAGCAGGAAGTAAAACAAAAGAGTATGCAGAAAAATTATTTAAAAAAGTACTCGAAAAAAAATCTATTATTGATAAAACTATTGAATCAAAATCACAGCACTGGAAACTATCCAGAATGTCAACAATAGACAGGAATATTCTTAGAATTGCAACATATGAGTTGCTTTTTGAAGACTTAGATCCTCCAATTGTAATTAATGAGGCAATTGAGATAGGGAAAAAATACGGAGACAGTGAAAGCGGAGTATTCATTAACGGAATACTTGACGCAATAAATAAAGACTTAAAATGA
- the priA gene encoding replication restart helicase PriA yields the protein MKYYKIAIPEIKKTYTFFSESEINPGYFCSVKVRNRQYVGIVVEKDNSIDNSLKYNRISSIYRDFTPLSKNYIDFIKTISNYYFTDYGVFFSIAFPSKMFKGIEFEYSLNSEKVGLFLTDEELKIVTLLKEKPMKLKEIKKYTGEEDVVASLKNLEKLGLIKKEIANPFKRAETTKRKAVSLLKIPEEKEIEAIKRKSPAQFRVLDYLVKNKGVNFFLVSELSDRLKVSSSSFESLEKKGFVRLFYDYPSLIKEHPQLKEIITLNKYQEKFYRDFLNSKNGVYYLFGVTGSGKTEVYLRCAEAIISEGKTVLYLVPEIGLTPAAISRLKVRFGKDIAILHSGLSYGERISEWLRVLNEKVKIVVGTRSAIFAPLKNLGLIIVDEEHDHSYKQENFPKYNAVHCALFRGKIDNIPIILGSASPSVEIFYNAKKGKYKLYKLPERAGESGFPSVEIIDMMEEFKKAKGKKKIFAETTINEIKKVIDSGGQVLIFVNRRGYAPFLMCRKCGFIEMCPNCSVSLTVHSDSNSYPLQCHYCGYGKEIPDVCPSCGDNFIQMMGYGTQRIEKRLKSLFPKAKIERVDRDTVSTKNAFENFMTKMNRREIDIVVGTQMIAKGHHFPYLRLSVIVDADSLISFPDFRSAERAFSLFLQVGGRAGRELKGKVLIQTYKPEHYIFKYLKNHDYLSFFDKEIDFRKKALYPPFAKIIVVEIKGNDEEKVAEFSNLVGNRLKEKNVDGKVQILGPVKASIFKVHNKFRYHIILKSKDRRSLRSLFKKGVLPFLEKKLSGIVIIPDIDPYSIM from the coding sequence ATGAAATACTATAAAATCGCTATACCTGAAATTAAGAAAACCTATACTTTTTTTTCTGAATCAGAGATAAATCCTGGTTATTTTTGTTCTGTAAAAGTGAGAAACAGACAATATGTGGGTATAGTTGTTGAGAAAGATAATTCTATTGATAACTCTTTGAAGTACAACAGAATTTCCTCAATTTACAGGGATTTTACCCCCCTTTCTAAAAATTATATTGATTTTATAAAAACAATATCAAATTATTACTTTACTGATTACGGAGTTTTCTTCTCAATAGCCTTTCCTTCAAAAATGTTTAAAGGAATAGAATTCGAGTATTCTTTAAACTCTGAAAAGGTCGGCTTATTTTTGACAGACGAGGAGTTGAAGATAGTCACCCTTCTAAAAGAAAAACCAATGAAGTTAAAGGAAATAAAAAAATATACAGGAGAAGAGGATGTTGTTGCTTCATTGAAAAATCTTGAAAAACTGGGGTTGATAAAAAAAGAGATAGCAAATCCATTTAAAAGGGCTGAAACAACCAAAAGAAAGGCTGTAAGCCTTTTAAAAATTCCAGAAGAGAAAGAGATTGAAGCTATAAAAAGGAAAAGCCCAGCCCAGTTTAGGGTTTTAGACTACCTTGTTAAAAATAAAGGGGTAAATTTTTTTCTCGTAAGTGAGCTTTCCGATAGGCTAAAGGTTTCCTCTTCATCTTTTGAATCTCTTGAAAAAAAAGGTTTTGTCAGGCTTTTTTACGATTATCCATCATTAATAAAAGAGCATCCTCAATTAAAAGAAATTATTACCTTAAACAAGTATCAGGAAAAATTTTACAGGGATTTTTTAAACTCTAAAAACGGGGTTTATTACCTATTCGGAGTTACAGGGTCAGGTAAAACAGAGGTTTATTTAAGGTGTGCAGAAGCAATTATTTCAGAAGGGAAAACTGTTTTATACCTTGTCCCTGAAATAGGATTAACCCCGGCAGCAATTTCAAGGTTAAAGGTAAGGTTTGGGAAAGATATTGCTATACTACACTCTGGTTTAAGTTACGGTGAGAGAATTTCAGAATGGTTGAGGGTGTTAAACGAAAAGGTAAAAATTGTGGTAGGGACAAGGTCTGCAATATTTGCCCCTTTGAAAAATTTAGGATTGATAATTGTTGATGAGGAGCATGACCACTCATACAAACAGGAGAATTTTCCTAAATACAACGCTGTGCATTGTGCTTTATTCAGAGGTAAAATTGATAATATTCCCATTATTTTAGGCTCGGCATCGCCTTCAGTGGAAATCTTTTACAATGCTAAAAAAGGGAAATACAAATTGTACAAATTACCAGAGAGAGCTGGGGAGAGCGGTTTCCCTTCAGTTGAAATTATAGATATGATGGAAGAATTTAAAAAAGCAAAAGGGAAAAAGAAAATATTTGCTGAAACAACTATAAATGAAATAAAAAAAGTAATTGATTCAGGTGGTCAGGTGCTTATTTTTGTAAATAGAAGAGGTTATGCTCCATTCTTGATGTGTAGAAAGTGTGGGTTTATTGAGATGTGTCCCAATTGCTCAGTTAGTTTGACGGTGCATTCTGACAGTAATTCTTATCCCCTTCAATGCCACTACTGCGGTTATGGTAAAGAGATCCCTGATGTATGCCCATCCTGTGGGGATAACTTTATTCAAATGATGGGATACGGTACCCAGAGGATTGAAAAAAGGCTTAAATCATTATTTCCAAAAGCAAAAATAGAAAGGGTTGACAGAGATACAGTTTCAACTAAGAACGCGTTTGAAAACTTTATGACAAAGATGAATAGGAGAGAAATTGATATAGTTGTAGGCACACAGATGATTGCAAAGGGCCATCATTTTCCGTATTTGAGACTTTCTGTTATTGTGGATGCTGACAGCTTGATTTCTTTTCCTGATTTTCGCTCTGCTGAGAGGGCATTTTCCCTTTTTTTACAGGTTGGAGGCAGGGCAGGCAGGGAGTTGAAAGGCAAGGTTTTAATTCAAACCTACAAGCCTGAACACTATATTTTTAAGTATTTAAAAAATCACGATTATCTCTCTTTTTTTGATAAAGAGATTGATTTTAGGAAGAAGGCACTATACCCTCCATTTGCAAAGATTATTGTTGTTGAAATTAAAGGGAATGACGAAGAAAAGGTAGCAGAATTTTCTAATTTGGTTGGAAACAGGTTAAAAGAGAAAAATGTTGATGGAAAAGTGCAAATTTTGGGTCCAGTAAAGGCATCTATATTCAAAGTTCATAATAAATTCAGGTATCACATAATTTTAAAATCAAAGGATAGGCGAAGTTTGAGAAGTTTATTTAAAAAAGGAGTTTTACCCTTTCTTGAGAAAAAACTATCGGGAATTGTAATAATTCCAGATATTGATCCATACTCTATAATGTAG